CGACATATGGCACGGATCATTGCGAGTGGGCTTCACCAATGTTGACCCGGATTCCCGATCTCTACCCCTGCCCCATTTTGCCATCCCTGACCTCACTAAGACCCCTGGGAACTGGGCTGCTACCGTGAGCAAGCAGTTTTCCAGGGTAGGAACAATCCTGGAATTCTGGATGTCGCGCAAAGGCAGCTTGTATGTTGCAAATCAGAGCGGCGACCAGCGCAGACTATTAGTCAAAGAAATCGACGTCAACGGGCATTTGTGGGCCATATTTGACATTTATGGAAAGACATGCTCCATTCTTCTCTTGGGTAGGTTTCATGTGTGCTATGCAGCTTGTCTGTAGCTCAAGGGTGTTCAAATGGTGTCCTTCCAAGGGCCATATCCAGAAAACAAGGAAATGAGGGATGAGAACAGATTTCTTCATCTCTTTTCCTTGCTTGCTGCCCATCACGTTGGGCTGCGAATTGCCCGTGGACCCCAGTTTGAACACCCCTGGTGTAGCTATTTGAATGAGACCCTTTAATCATGAGAATCCCCTCCTATTTGTGACAGGTTCTGAGAGACGTATGGGACCTTTCACCAGGAAGTCATGTCAGATAGTCCCGCCCTTGCTCACTTTAGACACGGACTACTTGACATCTAATGACCTCTCCTGCCCCAACCTGCCGGTACCAAGAGGTATTGAGGGCTCTTTTCATAGAAGCAATTGTGATTGTTCTACAAGGTGATTTCTTATCGTGGTGCGTTCTGTCTCTTGATGACAGATGGAGAAGAAGAGCCGACCTGTGTGGTGTGCCTAGCCCAGAAATCCGACATCACTCTGCCTTGTGGACACCGCTGTTTGTGTTCCATCTGCTCTTTCAAAGTCTATTATGCTTTTGGTACATGCCCACTGTGCAGGATGAGCATGGGGAAGCCTTCGGTAACTTGGGTGGCTATACCTAAGAAACATTGACAATCAGTGAAAGCACCTTCTTATCTTCTATCGCTTAaccataaacaaacaaaatgtactTTCATTTTAACGACTAATGCAATGTCTGTTGGATTAACTCTTTAATATTCATTTAGTTGTTTGGTGTTTAATTTGAAGGTGGAACTTTGCACTTTTAATGTTCTGTAATTATGTAAATATATGTGTTACAGTGTGTAGGAATGGGCCAGTCCAATCCACCGGTTATTAGAATCATTCCGATCCAATCCATAAGCCTTTATGTCAATTATTGCAAATTCACAGTGTTACTAATGTATTACGTGCCTTTTCTATTTATATACTGGAGTTGATTCTATTTTAATATATTGTACGGAGTTGAACTTCCATTTTACACATTTGAATGGTGCAGCTGAGTCTgctttatattttaataaagcCACTGCAGTTGCACATGACTTGCGTGTTAGCTTCCTTTCTTTAGGTGAATTTAGAGAATGGTTGTTGTACAATCCACGTGGTGTCACTGTTTCTGGGAAACGGTCATGTGATTGTTaatcataactaaaaaaaaaaagtttggaactTTCCAACGGCGATGATGTCACTTGGATTCGTGGCTGCCAGCCAATCAGAGTGAAGAGGTTGGCTCATACTAAGGGTAAGAATGCAGTCTAACGCATGCGGACTTTAATTTTCAAAACAACTTTGCTCCATGTGTGACAGACGCGAGCTCCGCGAACAGTTTCTGGGCCATGTGTTGAACTCATCTTGATCTAGATTCCCATTGCTcattcattaaaatatttttctatcTTACAAAAAATATCTGGATCAGTTTGCTAAAACATAAATGCACACGTACACATGTACACACTGCTATTCGGTGATAAGGGGGAGGAGAAGGTAAATTTCCAAAATGTGGCCATTTCCCTCGGCCCGTCCCTTTTCATTTTGCTTGTAAGTTTGAGCATATTTATTTTGGAACTCACGGAAATTTTCGATTACTAAAGACTTTCATTTAAAAGCCAcattataacataaatacgaTAGTCTGTTCTAGTCTAGGCGTTTGGCGACATCTGTCGGATTTTGAGTCGTACTGCAGTTATATAAAAAAATCTACAGGTCGTGCGTTTGACCTTTGGTTATTATCTTTTCTGACTATTGAAAAGctgttaaatatttattttgggtGGCCAAGGTGAGATAAACTGTCGTTGTTAGTGCAAGTGAAGAAGGAGGAAGGAGACATTTGAGTTGGAATACACTTATTCGCAATTACATTTCTCAAATCCAAATTGAATTTCTTAAAAGTACTTGTTCAATatacaaaatgcaaaaaaagtcaACTCTGATTCGAGGAATGAACCGAAGTTATAAAAATGAACTTTACACAGTAGCTTTGTGTTGTTGCAGGTGATCTCCCTGTGAGCAAAAGAAAGCTGGGCCTTCACGCTTGGCTTTACTGCAAATACAGTTCTGGAACACCACATGGAAACAGTGACACCTCCCTGGGGCCCCGTAGCACTTATGGTTGCTCTTTAacatgtgcatgcatgtgttgtTTGCAGTGAGTGAGGTGTTCACCATGACAAACCTTccttcaaaacacacacacacaatggagtTGTAATTTCACCCCAAAAATCTGTATTTTAGCGGGTGCTCATCTGTCAAATGCGAACAAAGGTGCTCAAGTTCTTACAAAAACAAATTCCTAAACTATATCGTGTGGCATAAAATATGAGTTCTTAACTTTTCAGTATGAGAACTATGATAGTTCAGCAGATCCGATTGTTTCAAtttgtcagtaaaaaaaaaaaaaacagttttctaATTTACCTTTGAACATTTCTTTCTACATGTTAGAATCtacttttttattatattttattctattcTACTTTTACAGCTCTGGAGTTCTACAACTTTTACCTTGGGCCTTTTTGTTCTCTACAATTTTATACTTCTACTTAAGTACTGAATCTGAGTACTTATGTCAGCTCCGCTTTCTTTCTTCACCGATAGAGCGTGTTCTGATTCATTGCATCACAGTGCGGTGCTCCCGCTTCACCGAGGCAGAACAGAAGAGGcttcagagagagagaggtcaACGTCCTGAACGTCAGGCTGCCTCATAAGAGCTGTGGCAGTCGCAGGTGACAACACAGACCCCGCCCACCACCTCTTTCACCTTCTGCTCCTTGGCAGGCGCTACCAGCCTATCAGGACCAGAACAAATACTCTCAGCCATAACGTCTTCCTGTAACCCACCAATGCACTATTGCATATTGCTGCTACATTTTTACATTGAAAACATTCACAACCCCTATAAAATGTGTCTTGCTGTCCTACGCATTGCATCAAGTCTTTTTATTCCTCAAACACACATTTGGAGTTGCATCATACAATGACAGTAAATGTCTattttattctattctattcattTTGTGCCTTACGCAAATGTGGCACATCACATAAAAGAGTGCAATTAAATGACATAGCCCTCAGTTCAGAATAGACGACCTCATCGTGTCTCGCATGAAAGGCGCTATCACAGAGCCTGAATGGGCTGAATGGGAAGCTCTATTACTTCCAGCTGTGGATGGAAACTATTAGTGAGCGCCATCTCCCTGATGAGCTATGAagcgtctcacacacacacacacacacacacacacacacacacacacacgcacacacacactcgtacaCGTACACGCCTACCCGCCCTCGCCTACTTCCAGAGAAGAGCCACGCTGGAGGGTTCAACATAAGATAAAGTCACGCTGTTGGTGGGAAACAGAGAACAAGAGAAAGAGCGAGAGGAGCAGCACAGCTTCACTCACTCCTCTTCTTTcattgcttccttccttccttcactcAGCTGTGTTTTGGAGACACCGGTCAGCCTGCAACTCGTCTGTAAGTACTGCACACATCTTGACCACAACCAGGGAGCAGGTCAAAGGAGATGTAAAAACAATGATGACATTCTTACGCTTTATTTGGTAGTTTCTGATTGGGAATAAAACAGCAAAGGTTGAGCAACATTATTTGTCTTTATATAGGACGGTTTCATTTGATTGCTTTTAGTCAAACAGAGTCAACTTTAAATATACCACAATTCTAGAGAAATGGTTAATATCGGAGGTTTCACAACACTTCACGATAAAATGTGACCGTCCTGATGGTTATCAGCAGTGCTGTGTGTCAAAGCTTCAGGCACAAATTACACcagcatttatttattgatttattgatttattttcttacGAGGCTTGATACTCATTGTTGCGGGACCTGTGTGTTTTTAACTACTATAACAAATCTAGCCTAATCCTTACATGTTGGTTCTCATGCTTACATTCCTTCAGTGCTACCTTGGAAAACAAGATGTGTCACAAAGAAGACAACAGCAGCGTTACTAGTGCTACCAGTTTATTGCGCGACAGTTTTGGACAGTACCTGTGGACTCTTGCAAATGACACCATAAGTTTGAGCAAAAGTTAACTGTCTGGTTTTTAGGGATGTGTTGTAGCTGTAATAGGGCGTTCCGGACTCTTTTCATTACataacattttttgttttttgtcacgGCGCATTCACCTGTGCTTACAAAAGTTGAGTTGCTTTTGATGAACAGCCAATGTCAAAAATCAGGTGCCAAGTGTTCACACACATTAAACATATACTGTAGTGTGGATGGGAACACTAATTGGGTCAGAATAACTACAAAGTCACCTTTGAGAAAGATAATAATCATAGAGGCTTTGATTTAGCAATatataaaagtcaaagtcagctttattgtcaatttctccacatgccaaagacacacaaagaaaccgaaatttcgttcccccctatcccacggtgaaaagacatggctcacaacagacaaacaagtaaacaagtataacaaaagcgtgctgaataaataatgaataaataacacaacaataaataaataaataagaggagcagaaaaaaaaaaaaggagcaagtgcgcgtacagcagacattcacgaaaatagcgcaacagtgccgcacgctacgcagaagggggtagtgagttcagggccctaacagcctggagaaagaagctgttggcgagtctggtggtgcgggagcgcaggctcctgtacctcttcccagagggcagaaggtcaaacaaagagtgagccgggtgactcacatctctggcaatcgaggttgccttgcgggcgagatgggaggtgtaaaatatatatatattattttatatatatatattattataatatatttattcGTGCGTGTAAAAAGGTAATCAAAAGATCAAAAACAACATCAGCCATCCAGCTTGTCTGTGTTTGTGAATCAGGCTGTTCTTCTCCTTCACCATGATTTGCGTAAAAGGACGATGGGAGGATTAGAAAAAGAGTCACAAGCAGACTCATTGATAACAGCAGCAGTTCTGCTAATGATGGCTCCCCCCCTTCCTTTTAGTCGTGGCCTTTTGTCCCCCAGCACCTTTTAAAGTTTTCAAAAGTGAGAGTTGTCAATGGTTTATTAGTTAGTTGGGCTATGCAAGAAGTATCAATATCTACAGAACTTTGTGGTGGGGTGACACATGCCCAAAGAAGATTGCATTACATTCTGGTGAGGATATTGAGGTTGTGGCAGgaatttattttcatcatttcaTGTCTCTGGTATCTATCTAGGTGTCTGTCCACGATGAATAAATGGCACCCTTTGTCTATTTGTAATGTGCATTTGTAAAACAGATCAGGAGGTATGCTAGTTTTAACTTTGTGGTTTGAATAAGGACATGATTgtcttaattttattttttattattctgttTTTGCAAGGCAGTTTAGCAGATCTCTATAAAGCATCTAACTCT
This portion of the Syngnathus scovelli strain Florida chromosome 3, RoL_Ssco_1.2, whole genome shotgun sequence genome encodes:
- the LOC125994525 gene encoding E3 ubiquitin-protein ligase NEURL3, with protein sequence MKIRTIDDESVKLECGFRCLGPMTFHQRAVGDKIHLSQFCCHAKKSRITFKDGLLFSSRPVRVQERIRLRIEDENDIWHGSLRVGFTNVDPDSRSLPLPHFAIPDLTKTPGNWAATVSKQFSRVGTILEFWMSRKGSLYVANQSGDQRRLLVKEIDVNGHLWAIFDIYGKTCSILLLGSERRMGPFTRKSCQIVPPLLTLDTDYLTSNDLSCPNLPVPRDGEEEPTCVVCLAQKSDITLPCGHRCLCSICSFKVYYAFGTCPLCRMSMGKPSVTWVAIPKKH